One stretch of Nitrosococcus watsonii C-113 DNA includes these proteins:
- a CDS encoding efflux RND transporter permease subunit, protein MIKFIVDASLRNKFLVLTATLLLVAVGLWTLKHTPLDAIPDLSDVQVIVFTEYPGQAPQVVEDQVTYPLTTAMLAVPYAKVVRGYSFFGFSFVYIIFEDGTDMYWARSRVLEYLNYVGGRLPAGINPSLGPDATGVGWVYEYALVDRSGKHDLAQLRTIQDWYLRYPLQTVPGVAEVASIGGFVKQYQVEVDPNALLAYHIPLSKVKQAIQRSNKDVGGRLVEMAETEYMVRGLGYIQSIEDINNIPVGVDRQGTPIRIADVAHVHLGPELRRGLAELNGEGEVAGGVVVMRYDENALATIQRVRAKLEELKQSLPEGVEIVPVYDRGALIERAVDSLQETLLQEMIIVSLVLGLFLFHLRSSLVAILALPMAVLIAFIIMKGQGLNANIMSLGGIAITIGAMVDAAVVMIENAHKHLERAAREKGSPLTHHERWATVGVAAKEVGPALFFSLAIMTVSYLAIFTLEAQEGRLFKPLAFTATYTMAAGAVLAITLVPLLMGYFIRGKILPEKKNPANRLLHFLFAPAVRQALRFRKTTLVIAFTLLGATLYPVAKTGSEFMPPLDEGDILYMPSAYPGISITKAKEVLQQTDKILRTFPEVHHVFGKAGRAETATDPAPLSMFETTVQLKPKEEWPDPSKTTKELMDEMDAAIRFPGITNAWTMPIKTRIDMLSTGIKTPIGIKVNGPDLAVLEQVAGDIERTLKALPETLSAFGDKAAGGYYLDFEISREEAARYGLTVGDVQDVIQTAIGGMKVTETVEGLERYPVNLRYPRELRDNLTQLKRTLIPTPTGTQIPLSQVADLRLHRGPPVIKSENSRPNAWVYVDIKSSDVGGYVAKAKEVVQREVEIPPGYTLTWSGQYEYMARAAERLQIVVPLTLLIIFLLLYLNFRSITEPLLVMAFIPFNLIGGFWLLYWLDFNLSVAVAVGFIALAGMGAETAVLKLTFIDQELAQRRQAKLKKRQEGENTPPSSKVLRLSSKEIMSAAYAGTMGRVRPVFMADFSTIAGLLPIMWSSGTGAETMQRIAAPMVGGLVSVMILNLLVLPVFYGMILQVRERFRGQFKDGL, encoded by the coding sequence GTGATTAAGTTCATTGTCGACGCTTCCCTCCGGAATAAGTTTCTGGTGCTGACGGCTACGCTGCTGCTGGTGGCCGTGGGTCTCTGGACCCTCAAACATACCCCCCTGGATGCGATTCCAGACCTTTCAGATGTTCAAGTCATCGTCTTTACCGAATATCCGGGCCAGGCGCCCCAGGTGGTGGAAGATCAGGTCACGTATCCCCTGACCACGGCCATGCTGGCGGTGCCCTATGCCAAGGTGGTACGGGGTTATTCCTTCTTTGGTTTCTCTTTCGTCTACATCATCTTCGAAGACGGCACCGACATGTACTGGGCCCGTTCCCGGGTGCTGGAATACCTCAACTATGTCGGCGGCAGGCTCCCGGCGGGAATCAATCCTTCGTTAGGGCCCGATGCCACGGGGGTGGGCTGGGTCTACGAGTATGCCTTGGTGGATCGGAGCGGAAAACACGATCTAGCCCAATTGCGCACCATCCAGGATTGGTACCTGCGCTATCCGCTGCAGACGGTCCCTGGCGTGGCTGAAGTGGCCTCCATCGGGGGATTTGTCAAGCAATATCAGGTGGAAGTGGACCCTAACGCCTTGCTGGCTTACCATATTCCCCTCTCCAAGGTCAAGCAGGCCATCCAGCGTTCCAATAAGGATGTGGGCGGGCGTCTGGTGGAAATGGCCGAGACCGAATATATGGTTCGCGGTCTCGGCTATATCCAGTCCATTGAAGATATCAACAATATCCCGGTGGGGGTGGATAGGCAAGGCACGCCCATCCGTATCGCGGATGTGGCCCATGTCCATTTGGGGCCTGAGTTGCGCCGCGGCCTAGCCGAACTCAATGGGGAAGGAGAAGTGGCTGGCGGCGTGGTGGTTATGCGCTATGACGAGAACGCCCTGGCCACCATTCAGCGGGTGCGGGCCAAGCTGGAGGAACTAAAGCAGTCCTTGCCGGAAGGGGTGGAAATCGTGCCGGTCTACGACCGGGGTGCGCTCATCGAGCGGGCGGTGGACAGTCTCCAGGAAACCCTTCTTCAAGAGATGATCATCGTCAGCCTCGTCCTTGGGCTCTTTCTATTCCATCTCCGTTCCTCCTTGGTGGCCATTTTGGCTTTGCCCATGGCGGTCCTCATCGCCTTTATCATCATGAAAGGGCAGGGACTCAACGCTAACATCATGTCCTTGGGGGGCATTGCCATTACCATCGGGGCCATGGTGGATGCCGCCGTGGTGATGATTGAGAATGCCCACAAGCATCTGGAGCGCGCCGCCCGGGAGAAAGGCAGTCCCCTGACCCACCATGAGCGCTGGGCGACGGTGGGAGTCGCTGCCAAAGAGGTGGGACCGGCGCTATTTTTCTCCCTGGCCATCATGACCGTGTCCTATTTGGCCATCTTCACCCTGGAAGCCCAGGAAGGCAGGCTATTCAAGCCTCTGGCTTTCACCGCAACTTATACCATGGCGGCCGGGGCGGTGCTTGCCATTACCCTGGTTCCCTTGCTGATGGGGTATTTTATCCGAGGCAAGATCCTGCCGGAGAAAAAGAACCCCGCCAATCGTCTCCTGCATTTCCTGTTTGCGCCGGCGGTCCGTCAGGCTTTGCGTTTTCGCAAAACCACATTGGTTATCGCTTTTACTTTGCTGGGAGCGACCCTTTATCCAGTAGCTAAAACCGGCAGCGAGTTTATGCCGCCCCTGGATGAAGGGGATATTCTTTACATGCCTAGCGCCTATCCGGGCATCTCCATCACCAAAGCCAAGGAGGTGCTGCAGCAGACCGACAAGATCTTGCGCACTTTTCCTGAGGTCCACCATGTTTTTGGTAAAGCGGGGCGGGCGGAGACCGCCACCGATCCGGCGCCCCTGTCCATGTTTGAGACCACAGTGCAGCTCAAGCCCAAGGAGGAATGGCCGGATCCTAGCAAAACGACCAAAGAATTGATGGATGAAATGGATGCCGCCATCCGGTTTCCAGGGATTACCAACGCCTGGACCATGCCCATCAAGACACGGATAGATATGCTCTCTACCGGTATCAAGACGCCGATTGGGATCAAGGTGAACGGACCGGATCTGGCGGTGTTGGAACAGGTGGCCGGCGACATTGAACGGACGCTGAAGGCGCTTCCAGAGACTTTATCAGCTTTCGGGGATAAGGCCGCCGGGGGCTACTACTTGGATTTCGAGATTTCTCGCGAGGAGGCGGCCCGCTATGGGCTAACGGTGGGAGATGTACAAGATGTCATCCAGACCGCCATTGGTGGGATGAAGGTGACTGAAACTGTGGAAGGGCTAGAGCGCTATCCCGTGAATCTGCGCTATCCCCGGGAGCTGCGCGACAATCTGACCCAACTGAAACGGACTTTGATTCCCACCCCCACCGGCACCCAAATCCCTTTGTCTCAAGTGGCTGATCTCCGGTTACATCGAGGTCCGCCTGTGATCAAGAGCGAGAACTCCCGGCCCAATGCCTGGGTGTATGTGGATATCAAATCCTCGGATGTGGGGGGCTATGTGGCCAAGGCCAAGGAGGTGGTGCAACGGGAAGTGGAGATTCCGCCAGGATATACTTTGACTTGGTCGGGCCAGTATGAGTACATGGCCCGGGCGGCCGAGCGGTTGCAGATTGTGGTGCCGTTGACCCTGTTGATAATTTTTTTGCTGCTGTACCTTAACTTCCGCAGTATTACCGAACCGCTGCTCGTGATGGCCTTTATTCCCTTCAACCTCATCGGTGGTTTCTGGTTGCTGTATTGGCTAGATTTCAATCTGTCTGTGGCAGTAGCGGTGGGATTCATTGCCTTGGCGGGTATGGGGGCTGAAACGGCGGTGCTAAAATTGACCTTTATCGACCAGGAGCTGGCCCAGCGCCGTCAAGCCAAGCTAAAAAAGCGCCAGGAGGGAGAAAATACGCCTCCTTCCTCCAAGGTTCTGCGCTTGTCGTCCAAGGAGATCATGTCGGCGGCCTATGCGGGGACGATGGGCCGGGTACGTCCTGTCTTCATGGCTGATTTTTCCACCATTGCGGGCCTGTTGCCTATTATGTGGAGCTCGGGCACGGGAGCTGAGACTATGCAGCGAATCGCCGCCCCCATGGTAGGGGGATTGGTGAGTGTCATGATTCTCAACTTACTGGTATTGCCCGTGTTTTATGGGATGATTTTGCAAGTTCGGGAAAGGTTTCGCGGACAGTTCAAAGATGGGCTCTGA
- the gmd gene encoding GDP-mannose 4,6-dehydratase, protein MMKKALITGVTGQDGVYLVEFLLKKGYEVHGIKRRASLFNTDRIDHLYQDPHESERRFILHYGDLTDATNLIRVIQEVQPDEIYNLAAQSHVAVSFETPEYTANADALGTLRLLEAIRILGLEEKVRFYQASTSELYGKVQSVPQNEQTPFYPRSPYAAAKLYAYWITVNYREAYGMYACNGILFNHESPVRGETFITRKITRGLVRIALGLQSCLHVGNLEARRDWGHARDYVKAQWLMLQQSWPDDYVIATGEQHSVREFIEQAAQVLGLSLDWQGQGEEEIAVVRAVAGQAMEYGHIQSGDVIIRIDGRYFRPTEVETLLGDASKARRELGWAPQIAFDGLVREMVMEDLKYAKRDVLCRQEGYRTFDYYE, encoded by the coding sequence ATCATGAAAAAAGCATTGATTACCGGCGTCACCGGCCAGGATGGGGTGTATCTGGTTGAGTTTTTACTGAAAAAAGGCTATGAAGTTCATGGCATTAAGCGTCGGGCTTCCCTGTTTAATACCGACCGGATTGATCATCTCTATCAAGATCCCCATGAATCCGAGCGGCGTTTTATTTTGCACTATGGGGATTTAACGGACGCCACCAATCTTATCCGGGTCATCCAGGAAGTGCAGCCGGATGAAATTTATAATTTGGCGGCTCAAAGCCACGTGGCGGTTTCCTTTGAAACGCCTGAATACACGGCGAATGCCGATGCTCTGGGGACGCTGCGGTTGCTGGAGGCGATTCGCATTTTAGGGTTGGAGGAGAAGGTGCGTTTTTATCAAGCGTCTACTTCCGAACTCTATGGCAAGGTGCAGTCCGTGCCGCAGAATGAACAGACGCCTTTTTATCCCCGTTCCCCTTATGCCGCGGCCAAGCTCTATGCTTATTGGATCACGGTGAATTACCGGGAAGCCTATGGCATGTATGCCTGCAATGGAATCCTCTTTAATCATGAATCGCCGGTTCGGGGCGAGACTTTTATCACCCGCAAGATTACCCGGGGGTTGGTGCGGATCGCTTTGGGCTTACAGAGCTGCTTGCATGTGGGGAATCTGGAAGCGCGGCGGGACTGGGGCCATGCCCGGGACTATGTGAAAGCCCAGTGGCTGATGCTGCAACAATCATGGCCGGATGATTATGTGATTGCCACTGGCGAGCAACACTCAGTGCGGGAATTTATCGAACAGGCGGCCCAGGTGCTCGGGCTTTCCTTGGATTGGCAAGGCCAAGGGGAAGAAGAAATCGCCGTGGTGAGGGCGGTTGCCGGGCAGGCCATGGAATACGGCCATATCCAATCTGGCGATGTGATCATTCGTATTGATGGCCGTTATTTCCGTCCTACCGAGGTGGAAACGCTGCTAGGCGATGCCAGCAAGGCCCGCCGGGAGTTGGGGTGGGCGCCGCAAATCGCCTTTGATGGGCTGGTGCGGGAGATGGTCATGGAGGACTTGAAATACGCCAAGCGAGATGTGCTTTGCCGCCAGGAGGGATACCGGACCTTTGATTATTATGAGTGA
- a CDS encoding TolC family protein: MFKLIFLALLIGARKKRNSPRFFFQGVVTGGLFIFSIAALAEVKPPFLEAPEARFSESRLDKRGMDGGASQGYSPAVSTPSQQSGKEYAASPGEESLEKRLSLQVAIETALQDNPGLAEMGARAKAMAAIPSQVGTLPDPVISFNALNLPVDTFDRSQEAMTQLQVGISQEFPFPGKLGLRQSAAEYEAAAARHDVHEMRLLLTRDVKQTWWNLFYLDQALETVKRNQALMRQFVEIAQTKYRVGQGLQQDVLLAQVELSKLLDLEVQITALRRTGEARLNALLNWPTERTLRLPREVEIDLQPLAPEESWQQQAEKNRPLLAAEERRIEAARERLDLAKKEYFPDFKLGAAYGFRSGDDPLRGGSRADFATFMLSMRVPLYAGRKQAKAVDQRSSEVLQQIFTFQDRRQQVRREISTALADYRESREQFLLFKTGIIPQARQTVASMVAGYQVNKVDFLNLVNAQITLYNFETEYWKVLAEAYQARAALSAAIGEEQIDE, from the coding sequence ATGTTTAAACTTATCTTTTTGGCTCTTTTAATTGGAGCGAGAAAGAAGAGAAATAGTCCGCGGTTTTTTTTTCAGGGTGTAGTGACCGGTGGATTATTTATCTTTTCAATAGCAGCTTTGGCGGAAGTCAAACCGCCTTTTCTAGAGGCGCCAGAGGCTCGGTTTTCGGAAAGCCGCCTAGATAAGAGGGGGATGGATGGAGGCGCATCCCAAGGTTATTCCCCGGCTGTTTCGACTCCCTCCCAGCAAAGTGGTAAAGAATATGCTGCCAGCCCTGGGGAGGAATCGCTAGAGAAGCGGTTGAGTTTGCAAGTCGCCATAGAGACGGCGCTCCAGGATAATCCAGGCCTTGCAGAGATGGGGGCCCGCGCCAAAGCCATGGCCGCCATTCCCTCCCAGGTGGGCACGCTGCCTGATCCGGTCATCAGTTTCAATGCCTTGAATCTCCCGGTCGATACCTTCGACCGCAGTCAGGAGGCTATGACCCAGTTGCAAGTGGGGATCAGCCAGGAATTTCCCTTCCCCGGTAAGCTCGGGTTGCGGCAGAGCGCGGCGGAATATGAGGCTGCGGCGGCCCGCCATGATGTCCATGAGATGCGGTTGCTGCTTACGCGTGATGTGAAGCAGACCTGGTGGAATTTGTTCTATTTGGACCAAGCCTTGGAAACGGTGAAGCGTAATCAAGCATTGATGCGCCAGTTCGTGGAAATCGCTCAAACCAAGTATCGGGTCGGGCAGGGTCTGCAACAGGATGTCCTGCTGGCCCAGGTGGAGTTGTCCAAACTCTTGGATCTGGAGGTTCAGATCACGGCCTTGCGCCGCACTGGAGAGGCTCGTCTGAATGCCCTCTTGAACTGGCCCACAGAGCGCACATTGCGTCTTCCTCGTGAAGTAGAAATCGATCTTCAACCCCTAGCGCCAGAGGAAAGCTGGCAGCAGCAGGCGGAGAAAAATCGGCCTTTGCTCGCGGCTGAGGAACGTCGGATTGAAGCCGCCCGTGAACGTTTGGATTTGGCCAAAAAGGAGTATTTCCCCGACTTTAAGCTAGGGGCAGCCTATGGCTTTCGCAGCGGCGATGATCCCTTGCGCGGGGGATCCCGCGCCGATTTTGCCACCTTCATGCTCAGTATGAGGGTGCCCCTTTATGCCGGCCGCAAGCAAGCCAAGGCGGTGGACCAGCGTTCTAGCGAGGTGCTCCAACAAATCTTTACCTTTCAGGATAGGCGACAGCAGGTGCGGCGGGAAATCTCTACCGCCCTGGCCGACTACCGGGAGTCCCGGGAGCAATTTCTCCTGTTCAAAACGGGGATCATCCCCCAGGCCCGGCAAACGGTGGCTTCCATGGTGGCCGGCTACCAAGTGAACAAGGTGGATTTTTTGAATTTGGTCAATGCCCAGATCACCCTTTACAACTTCGAAACCGAGTATTGGAAGGTGCTCGCTGAAGCCTACCAGGCCCGGGCGGCTTTGAGCGCCGCCATTGGTGAGGAACAGATAGATGAGTAA
- a CDS encoding beta-lactamase hydrolase domain-containing protein translates to MMNLSKFNETTAVGGQPFKEDLQQLKQEGFQTVINLRATGEKDQPLSPSDEGAIVSELGMEYAHLPVSMDALNETLVDQFRERLEAAPKPVFVHCASGKRAGAFAMMATAVEQGMNGETALQKAREMGFECDVPQLEQFVKTYIDKA, encoded by the coding sequence ATGATGAATCTGAGCAAATTCAATGAAACAACTGCGGTGGGCGGCCAGCCTTTCAAGGAAGATTTGCAACAGCTGAAACAAGAGGGTTTCCAAACTGTCATTAACCTGCGTGCGACTGGCGAGAAGGATCAACCCTTGAGCCCGTCCGATGAAGGAGCGATTGTCAGCGAACTCGGTATGGAATATGCGCATCTTCCGGTATCCATGGATGCCTTAAATGAAACCCTGGTGGACCAGTTCCGGGAGCGGCTAGAGGCTGCCCCCAAACCAGTGTTTGTGCATTGCGCCAGTGGCAAGCGCGCTGGCGCTTTCGCCATGATGGCCACGGCGGTCGAGCAGGGAATGAATGGGGAAACCGCCCTGCAAAAAGCCCGGGAAATGGGATTCGAATGTGACGTCCCCCAGCTTGAACAATTCGTGAAAACCTATATTGATAAAGCATAG
- a CDS encoding glycosyltransferase WbuB: protein MRILIYGINFTPELTGTGKYSGEMAAWLAGRGHEVRVVTAPPYYPEWRVKEGYSSWRYRRESFALPVGEGFSGWRCPLWVPHAPSGLTRLLHLATFMLTSTPIMLRYLLWRPHVVLLVAPTLFCAPVAWIVARLGGGAVWLHLQDFELDAAVGLNLLRHGWLRGAARIFEWQWLLAFDRVSSISPRMLSHLGDKGVVETRCVLFPNWVDTQALYPLPGVSAYRAELGIVPETVVALYSGNMGEKQGLELLVEAARRLRSRPEIVFVLAGTGVARARLEAQGKDLPNLRWWPLQPAERLNEWLNLANIHLLPQRADAADLVMPSKLTGMLASGRPVVATARLETQIGQVVAGCGQLVAPGDVDGLAEAIYQLARNPGRRLKLGQQARRYAVEHCDYERVMLDFEKNLGSLLPSP from the coding sequence ATGCGTATCTTAATTTACGGTATTAACTTTACCCCGGAATTGACTGGTACCGGCAAGTATAGTGGGGAGATGGCGGCGTGGCTGGCAGGTCGCGGGCATGAAGTCCGGGTAGTGACGGCTCCTCCCTATTATCCGGAATGGCGCGTTAAGGAGGGTTACTCCAGTTGGCGTTATCGCCGTGAAAGCTTCGCCCTTCCAGTAGGCGAGGGTTTTAGCGGCTGGCGTTGCCCCCTTTGGGTGCCCCATGCTCCTTCCGGCTTAACCCGGTTATTGCATCTAGCCACTTTCATGTTAACCAGTACGCCCATTATGTTGCGCTATCTCCTATGGCGTCCCCATGTGGTTTTGCTGGTTGCGCCCACGCTTTTTTGCGCTCCCGTGGCCTGGATCGTGGCGCGGCTTGGGGGAGGGGCGGTCTGGTTGCATCTGCAGGATTTTGAATTGGACGCTGCGGTGGGGCTTAATCTATTGCGTCATGGCTGGTTGCGTGGCGCCGCCAGGATTTTTGAGTGGCAGTGGCTGTTGGCTTTTGATCGGGTTTCCAGTATTTCCCCTCGGATGCTGTCCCATCTGGGGGACAAAGGGGTGGTTGAAACGCGATGCGTGCTTTTTCCTAATTGGGTGGATACTCAAGCGCTTTATCCTCTACCGGGAGTGAGTGCCTACCGGGCTGAGCTGGGAATCGTCCCGGAGACGGTCGTGGCCCTTTACTCGGGCAATATGGGGGAGAAGCAAGGGCTGGAGCTTTTGGTGGAGGCGGCCCGGCGGTTGCGGAGCCGGCCAGAAATCGTATTTGTGCTGGCCGGTACGGGGGTTGCCCGCGCCCGGCTGGAAGCCCAGGGAAAGGACTTACCCAATCTTCGATGGTGGCCATTGCAACCCGCCGAGCGGTTGAACGAATGGCTCAATTTAGCGAATATTCACTTATTGCCCCAGCGCGCCGATGCGGCTGATCTGGTGATGCCTTCCAAATTGACGGGGATGCTGGCCAGTGGCCGGCCTGTGGTGGCCACGGCGCGGCTGGAGACTCAAATCGGGCAAGTGGTCGCGGGCTGTGGACAGTTAGTGGCGCCGGGGGATGTGGATGGATTGGCGGAAGCCATTTATCAACTGGCGCGGAACCCCGGTCGGCGGCTTAAGCTCGGGCAACAGGCACGGCGTTATGCCGTGGAGCACTGTGATTATGAGCGCGTGATGTTGGATTTTGAAAAAAACCTGGGAAGTTTATTGCCTTCCCCCTAA
- a CDS encoding PIN domain-containing protein yields the protein MYRHCRRHGVTIRSTVNCLIAQIALEHNLFLLHSDRDFQLMKGCIPELREWSNN from the coding sequence ATGTATAGGCACTGTCGGCGCCATGGAGTGACGATACGTAGTACGGTTAATTGCCTGATCGCGCAAATTGCCCTGGAGCATAATTTATTTCTGTTGCATAGCGATCGGGATTTTCAATTGATGAAAGGCTGCATCCCTGAATTACGGGAATGGTCGAATAATTAA
- a CDS encoding type II toxin-antitoxin system VapB family antitoxin codes for MEAAFRCTSVKSKKELVHLALKEFVDHHQRKDLRELPGRAGIRSDYDHKALREYRHNT; via the coding sequence CTGGAAGCGGCCTTTCGTTGTACCTCTGTAAAGAGCAAGAAAGAACTGGTGCATCTGGCGTTGAAGGAATTTGTCGATCATCACCAGCGCAAAGACCTGCGGGAGTTGCCAGGGCGGGCTGGTATCCGATCGGATTATGACCACAAGGCGTTGCGTGAATACAGGCATAACACGTGA
- a CDS encoding efflux RND transporter periplasmic adaptor subunit has product MSKQTTMVIVLAFLIALAMGAGGGYWYATYWAPKEAASIPETPAKKPLFYRSPMNPEITSPVPAKDAMGMDYVPVYADEEKSGKGPAGTVKIDPVIVQDIGVRTAAAERRTLTRTIRAVGRVDYDEELLARPHPKTEGWIEKLFVDETGAKVQKDERLLSLYSPQLVATQQEYLLALRNLETLKTSPYPDIRQGAEELVQSTRERLQLLDVPEHQIRELEQTEKIQKNLHIHSPFHGVVLNIGVREGQYVTPQTEIYVLADLCQVWVYVDVYEYELPWVKVGDEAEMRVAAVPGRIFHGTVTYIYPYLEKQTRTVQLRLEFDNSDLLLKPEMFANVTIHASKQVDAVVVPEAAIVRSGAREQVFVVRGPGKFEPREVKVGVSAEGFTEILEGVKPGEKVVTSSQFLIDSESKLREATAKMREPQEEASTAPTDHQKHGKGLGKQVEDKETEAENPPSARHGHSSSVNSEQEGVKGD; this is encoded by the coding sequence ATGAGTAAACAAACGACTATGGTTATTGTTCTGGCCTTCTTAATCGCCCTGGCGATGGGGGCGGGCGGCGGCTATTGGTATGCGACCTATTGGGCGCCGAAGGAGGCGGCGTCGATACCTGAAACTCCTGCTAAAAAGCCCCTTTTTTACCGTTCTCCCATGAATCCGGAAATTACCTCACCGGTTCCCGCCAAGGATGCCATGGGGATGGATTACGTTCCCGTTTACGCAGACGAGGAAAAGAGCGGCAAAGGGCCTGCGGGTACGGTAAAGATCGATCCGGTCATAGTACAAGATATCGGAGTGCGGACCGCCGCGGCGGAGCGCCGCACCCTAACCCGTACGATACGGGCGGTGGGCCGGGTCGATTACGATGAAGAACTGTTGGCACGGCCCCATCCCAAAACCGAGGGCTGGATCGAGAAACTGTTTGTCGACGAAACGGGCGCAAAGGTGCAAAAAGATGAGCGGTTGCTCAGCCTCTATTCGCCGCAACTGGTAGCCACCCAGCAAGAATATCTTCTCGCCCTGCGTAATCTGGAGACCCTTAAAACCAGCCCTTACCCGGATATCCGTCAAGGGGCGGAGGAACTGGTCCAGAGCACTCGGGAACGGCTCCAATTATTGGATGTGCCGGAACATCAGATCCGTGAGCTGGAGCAGACGGAAAAGATCCAAAAGAATCTGCACATCCATTCCCCTTTCCATGGAGTCGTTCTCAACATTGGCGTCCGTGAAGGTCAATATGTGACGCCTCAAACGGAGATCTATGTACTGGCCGATCTTTGCCAGGTGTGGGTTTATGTGGATGTCTATGAATATGAATTGCCTTGGGTCAAGGTCGGCGATGAAGCCGAGATGCGCGTCGCTGCCGTTCCTGGTCGAATTTTTCACGGTACGGTTACTTATATTTATCCCTACCTAGAGAAACAAACCCGCACTGTCCAATTGCGTCTGGAATTTGATAATTCTGATCTCTTGCTGAAGCCGGAGATGTTCGCCAATGTGACCATTCATGCCAGCAAGCAGGTGGATGCGGTGGTGGTGCCGGAGGCGGCCATTGTCCGCTCCGGCGCCCGCGAACAGGTGTTTGTCGTCCGTGGGCCCGGCAAATTTGAACCCCGGGAGGTGAAGGTTGGAGTCTCTGCCGAGGGTTTCACCGAAATTTTGGAGGGAGTAAAACCCGGCGAGAAGGTAGTGACCTCCAGCCAATTTCTCATCGATTCCGAGTCCAAGCTGCGGGAGGCCACCGCCAAGATGAGAGAGCCCCAAGAGGAAGCATCGACCGCTCCTACCGATCACCAAAAGCACGGGAAGGGATTGGGTAAGCAGGTGGAGGATAAAGAGACTGAAGCGGAAAATCCGCCTTCTGCTCGGCACGGGCACAGCTCGTCAGTGAATTCTGAGCAAGAGGGGGTAAAGGGTGATTAA